Proteins from one Thaumasiovibrio subtropicus genomic window:
- a CDS encoding erythromycin esterase family protein, with protein MTRLGYLLLCVLLLMGCNSSEESLDPFDYYPISDRFDVPASDLQPIVELLSKYQLIGLGEASHQGGATFETKSRLLKAMHDQGELGFIAMESGLYDGLVAWQNYLTGKQALQDGVVGPDANFHFMLRHSNEVGYLFEYVNSVDQSSHPLILVGYESRISSDPGCSVMYEELETYLLDNGLKADELREVKEIAPIMACPWYTGVDYTLALHNRLLAALQAVEPRLVKQKALEVVPPYDPENPRDFRSYASYWLQQVRSMQAHAVTNFNNEAYHYADAQSADNLRWLRDEWFGLGDTQMAVWGHNIHATKMHGSMFSAYLKLEPEISSYALWVLNSHGWNAPPIPESWRWESEKFTFQVDSSHLASRLYRAGIPNAIIDLTVLDGAHELHRPQNLGFMVASPSSVADGLLNIPVERAATAR; from the coding sequence ATGACTAGGCTTGGCTATCTCTTATTATGCGTTTTATTATTAATGGGGTGTAACTCATCAGAAGAGTCACTGGACCCTTTTGATTACTATCCAATATCAGATCGTTTTGATGTACCAGCGAGTGACTTGCAACCCATTGTAGAATTATTAAGCAAGTATCAGCTTATTGGTTTGGGGGAGGCTTCACATCAAGGTGGAGCTACCTTTGAAACCAAGAGCCGACTTTTAAAGGCGATGCATGATCAGGGAGAGCTTGGTTTTATCGCGATGGAGTCAGGGCTTTATGATGGATTGGTCGCCTGGCAAAACTATCTTACCGGGAAGCAAGCGCTTCAGGATGGCGTCGTCGGGCCTGACGCCAATTTTCACTTTATGTTAAGGCATAGTAATGAGGTTGGTTATCTATTTGAATATGTTAATAGTGTCGATCAGTCCTCGCATCCGCTAATCTTGGTTGGCTATGAATCACGGATAAGCAGCGATCCAGGCTGTAGCGTTATGTATGAGGAATTGGAAACGTACCTGCTCGATAATGGCCTCAAAGCGGATGAGTTGCGGGAAGTAAAGGAGATAGCTCCAATCATGGCCTGCCCCTGGTACACGGGGGTAGACTACACTCTTGCTCTGCATAATCGTCTGTTAGCCGCTTTGCAAGCTGTTGAACCGCGTTTAGTAAAGCAAAAAGCATTGGAGGTGGTCCCGCCTTATGATCCCGAAAACCCAAGAGACTTTCGATCGTATGCGAGCTACTGGCTTCAGCAGGTGAGGAGTATGCAAGCGCATGCTGTTACTAATTTCAATAATGAGGCTTACCATTATGCTGATGCACAATCGGCCGATAACTTGCGCTGGTTGCGTGACGAATGGTTTGGACTCGGTGATACCCAAATGGCAGTATGGGGGCATAATATCCATGCTACTAAGATGCACGGCTCCATGTTTAGTGCTTATTTGAAATTGGAGCCAGAGATCTCGTCATATGCCCTATGGGTGCTAAATTCACATGGATGGAACGCACCACCAATACCGGAGTCGTGGCGATGGGAGAGCGAAAAATTCACTTTTCAGGTAGACAGTAGCCATTTAGCTTCTCGTTTGTACCGAGCAGGCATTCCTAATGCAATCATTGATTTAACAGTATTGGATGGTGCCCACGAACTTCACCGTCCTCAAAATCTAGGATTTATGGTTGCATCACCAAGCTCTGTTGCAGATGGTTTGCTTAACATTCCGGTTGAGCGAGCTGCGACAGCGCGGTAG
- a CDS encoding aminopeptidase P family protein — MQATLTERVAALRDWLTQQNLDAIVIPHEDEFLGEYIPAHNERLLWATDFTGSAGAAVITRDNAAIFVDGRYTVQVRKQTPADLFEYRHLIDEPPMAWAAQTLAQGSKVAVDIRLHNGAWWDAQKAALEGKLELVAIDENPIDALWTDRPVPTLSNALLMPVESVGKSSFDKRQARGAELSQQGADVAVITSLDSIAWLLNVRGADIECLPVLLCHAVLFANGNVDFYIDAERLPAEFAAHAGEGVTVKSPANLKADLAALQGQKVLVDPATANAWTKITLVDAGATVIESADPCLLAKAAKNSTEIAGMKASHIRDGAAVSRFLAWFDRVLAAGERPNEHVLAEKLWSFRQEDSTLRDMSFHTISAAGGNAAMCHYRHSEENPGELVEDSLYLVDSGGQYLDGTTDITRTITVGNAGEEIKKTFTLVLKGHINLATARFPHGTTGSQLDALARQHLWAHGYDYDHGTGHGVGHFLNVHEGPARIAKPANPIALLPGMVLSNEPGYYRADAFGIRIENLELVVEVETAGDMSVLGFESLTRAPIDKRLIDPSLLTDAEIAWLNDYHQKVWNEISPLLDGEDKAWLEQATSPLV; from the coding sequence ATGCAAGCAACCCTCACTGAACGCGTCGCCGCCCTACGCGACTGGTTAACTCAACAAAACCTCGATGCGATTGTTATTCCCCATGAAGATGAATTCCTCGGTGAATACATCCCTGCACATAATGAACGTCTCCTTTGGGCGACGGACTTTACAGGCTCTGCGGGCGCCGCGGTCATTACTCGCGATAACGCCGCGATTTTTGTCGATGGTCGCTACACGGTGCAAGTGCGTAAGCAAACGCCAGCCGACCTCTTCGAGTATCGCCACCTCATTGATGAGCCACCGATGGCTTGGGCAGCACAAACCTTAGCGCAAGGCAGTAAAGTTGCCGTTGATATTCGCCTTCACAATGGCGCTTGGTGGGATGCTCAAAAAGCCGCACTTGAAGGTAAACTTGAGTTGGTTGCCATCGATGAAAACCCGATTGACGCCTTATGGACAGACCGACCTGTACCAACTCTATCAAATGCCCTACTAATGCCTGTTGAAAGCGTGGGTAAATCGAGCTTTGATAAGCGCCAAGCGCGTGGAGCAGAGTTATCACAACAAGGCGCAGATGTTGCCGTGATTACCAGTTTAGACAGCATCGCCTGGCTCTTAAACGTGCGCGGTGCAGACATTGAGTGTCTGCCAGTACTTCTCTGCCATGCTGTTCTCTTTGCCAATGGTAACGTGGATTTCTACATCGACGCTGAGCGCCTCCCGGCAGAATTCGCCGCACATGCGGGTGAAGGGGTAACAGTAAAATCCCCAGCAAATTTAAAAGCCGATTTAGCAGCGCTGCAAGGCCAAAAGGTGCTTGTTGATCCTGCAACAGCGAATGCTTGGACAAAAATCACCTTAGTCGATGCGGGCGCGACCGTAATTGAAAGCGCTGACCCATGCCTACTGGCAAAAGCGGCGAAAAACAGCACTGAAATTGCCGGCATGAAAGCCAGTCATATCCGAGATGGCGCGGCTGTCTCTCGATTCCTAGCATGGTTTGATCGCGTACTTGCCGCTGGTGAGCGCCCGAATGAACATGTGTTGGCAGAAAAGCTTTGGTCTTTCCGCCAAGAAGATAGCACACTGCGCGATATGAGCTTCCACACCATCTCTGCGGCGGGGGGTAATGCGGCGATGTGTCACTACCGTCATAGTGAAGAAAACCCGGGTGAATTGGTAGAAGATAGCCTTTACTTGGTTGACTCTGGTGGTCAGTACCTCGATGGCACTACAGATATTACTCGTACCATCACCGTGGGAAATGCTGGCGAAGAGATCAAGAAAACCTTTACGCTGGTTTTGAAAGGCCACATTAACCTCGCAACTGCGCGCTTCCCTCACGGTACAACAGGGAGCCAACTTGATGCCCTTGCGCGTCAACACCTTTGGGCACATGGCTACGACTATGATCATGGCACTGGCCATGGTGTCGGTCACTTCCTCAATGTCCATGAAGGTCCAGCACGTATCGCTAAGCCTGCAAACCCTATCGCATTACTGCCGGGTATGGTGCTATCAAATGAGCCAGGATACTACCGCGCCGATGCCTTCGGTATTCGCATTGAGAATTTGGAACTCGTGGTTGAAGTAGAGACCGCAGGGGATATGTCCGTACTAGGGTTTGAATCGCTAACCCGTGCGCCTATCGATAAGCGCCTTATTGATCCTAGCCTACTGACCGACGCAGAAATTGCGTGGTTAAATGACTATCACCAAAAAGTGTGGAATGAAATCTCTCCGCTACTCGACGGTGAAGATAAAGCATGGCTCGAACAGGCAACCTCACCACTCGTGTAA
- the ilvY gene encoding HTH-type transcriptional activator IlvY: MNLKNLQLFVHLCDSKSFNQTAQQNHVSPSTLSRIIQRLEGDVGQTLFIRDNRSVELTMVAKKMYPLAVNMLSEWQHLRQITQDDDTLLQGEIRMFCSVTASYSHLPTVLNQFRLNYPQIEIKLTTGDPAGAIDRVLNDEVDIAIAAQPDQIPSKLAFNTIGDVTMSVIAPTLSTQFSKQLQQPAASWRDVPFIVADSGTARDRAEQWFKQQKLKPAIYAQVEGHEAIVSMVALGCGIGIAPDVVIDNSPVKDKVERLKVASVSPMKLGLCCLKKRAAEPLLQAMLALVS; the protein is encoded by the coding sequence ATGAATCTAAAAAACCTACAACTCTTTGTCCACCTTTGCGATTCAAAGAGCTTCAACCAAACCGCGCAGCAAAATCATGTCAGTCCTTCGACTTTAAGTCGCATTATTCAACGCTTAGAAGGTGATGTGGGCCAAACACTGTTTATTCGTGACAATCGCAGTGTCGAACTCACGATGGTCGCTAAGAAGATGTATCCATTAGCAGTGAACATGCTCTCTGAGTGGCAGCACCTCAGGCAGATAACACAGGATGATGATACTTTGTTGCAAGGTGAAATACGTATGTTCTGTTCAGTGACCGCAAGCTACAGTCACCTACCTACCGTATTAAATCAGTTCAGACTCAATTACCCGCAGATAGAAATAAAACTCACCACAGGCGATCCTGCAGGCGCGATAGATCGGGTGCTCAATGATGAAGTAGATATTGCGATTGCTGCACAGCCAGATCAAATCCCAAGTAAACTGGCATTTAATACAATAGGTGATGTAACTATGTCGGTCATTGCACCTACCCTCTCGACTCAATTTAGCAAACAGCTGCAGCAACCCGCTGCGAGCTGGCGAGACGTGCCCTTTATTGTTGCAGATTCAGGTACAGCTCGTGACAGAGCGGAACAATGGTTTAAGCAACAGAAGCTTAAACCCGCTATTTATGCGCAAGTTGAAGGCCATGAAGCGATAGTAAGTATGGTCGCATTGGGGTGCGGTATTGGAATAGCACCTGATGTCGTCATCGACAACAGCCCAGTGAAAGATAAAGTTGAACGACTCAAAGTTGCGTCGGTTTCACCAATGAAACTAGGGCTCTGCTGCCTTAAGAAGCGCGCAGCAGAGCCGCTGCTACAAGCCATGCTGGCTCTTGTTAGTTAA
- the rep gene encoding DNA helicase Rep yields MKLNPSQDEAVKFVSGPCLVLAGAGSGKTRVITNKIAYLVQQCGYKPRNIAAVTFTNKAAREMKERVGQTLGKKESKGLMVSTFHTLGLDIIKREYKLLGLKSNFSLFDDQDQMALLKELTEKQLDNDKDLLSQLVHTISNWKNAMLLPEQAKVHAQGEKEQLFAFCYDMYQKQMKAYNALDFDDLILMPVLLMQLHPEVKERWQNRIRYLLVDEYQDTNTSQYLLVKLLVGERARFTVVGDDDQSIYSWRGAQPENLGLLQKDFPALKVIKLEQNYRSTKRILKSANILIANNPHLFEKRLFSELGEGEPLKVLKANNEEHEAERVVGELIAHRFMNNHDYKDYAVLYRGNHQSRLIEKSMMQNRVPYKISGGTSFFSRAEIKDIMAYLRLLTNHDDDNAFLRIVNTPRREIGPATLEKLGTYANMRGKSLFEASFELGLEHHLKGRGLESLRKFTEWVVRLADNAERGDTVAAVRALVRDINYEDWLYETSASPKAAEMRMKNVSDLYSWIVADLEGDNYDQEEKTLKEVVQRLTLRDMMERGEEDDDADQVQLMTLHASKGLEFPYVYLIGMEEGILPHQVSIDEDNVEEERRLAYVGITRAQRELTFTLCKERRQFGELIKPEPSRFLDELPQDDLQYERDKPKVTAEERMQKGQNTIANLRASLFKK; encoded by the coding sequence ATGAAACTTAACCCTAGCCAAGATGAAGCGGTGAAATTTGTCTCGGGCCCTTGCCTTGTCTTAGCAGGTGCTGGTTCAGGCAAAACACGTGTTATCACCAATAAAATTGCTTACTTGGTTCAGCAATGCGGGTATAAACCCCGCAATATTGCCGCGGTCACCTTTACCAACAAAGCGGCGCGTGAGATGAAAGAGCGCGTCGGGCAAACCTTAGGAAAGAAAGAGTCCAAAGGGCTAATGGTGTCGACGTTTCATACCTTGGGGTTGGATATCATCAAGCGAGAATATAAGTTACTTGGCTTGAAAAGTAACTTTTCGTTGTTTGATGACCAAGACCAAATGGCCCTCCTTAAAGAGCTAACGGAAAAGCAGCTCGATAATGACAAAGATCTGCTTAGCCAACTTGTGCACACTATCTCCAATTGGAAAAATGCCATGCTGCTTCCAGAACAGGCAAAAGTGCATGCGCAAGGCGAGAAAGAGCAACTCTTTGCTTTTTGTTATGACATGTATCAAAAGCAGATGAAGGCCTATAACGCCCTCGATTTTGATGATCTGATATTGATGCCAGTGTTGTTAATGCAGTTGCATCCCGAAGTGAAGGAGCGGTGGCAAAATCGCATTCGTTACTTATTGGTCGATGAGTATCAAGATACCAACACCAGCCAGTACTTGTTAGTCAAGCTATTGGTTGGCGAGCGTGCCCGCTTTACTGTGGTTGGGGATGATGACCAGTCGATTTATAGCTGGCGCGGAGCCCAACCTGAGAATCTTGGCTTATTGCAAAAAGATTTTCCTGCGCTAAAGGTGATTAAGCTAGAGCAAAACTATCGCTCGACAAAGCGCATTCTAAAAAGCGCGAATATCTTGATTGCGAACAACCCCCACCTCTTCGAGAAGCGACTCTTTTCAGAACTGGGTGAAGGCGAACCCCTGAAAGTGCTCAAAGCCAATAATGAAGAGCATGAAGCAGAGCGTGTGGTCGGCGAGCTGATTGCCCATCGTTTCATGAATAACCATGATTACAAAGACTATGCCGTTCTTTATCGTGGTAACCACCAGTCACGCTTGATCGAAAAATCCATGATGCAAAACCGCGTGCCCTATAAGATCTCTGGGGGAACGTCCTTTTTCTCGCGTGCAGAGATTAAAGACATCATGGCGTACTTACGCTTATTGACTAACCATGATGATGACAACGCGTTTTTACGTATCGTCAATACACCACGCCGTGAAATTGGTCCTGCTACCCTAGAAAAATTAGGCACCTACGCAAATATGCGAGGTAAGAGCCTATTTGAGGCAAGTTTTGAGCTGGGGTTAGAGCATCATCTCAAAGGGCGCGGGCTCGAATCACTACGAAAATTCACCGAATGGGTGGTGCGTTTAGCTGACAACGCGGAACGCGGTGATACGGTTGCCGCTGTGCGTGCCTTGGTACGAGATATCAACTACGAAGATTGGTTGTACGAAACTTCAGCGAGTCCAAAAGCCGCAGAGATGCGGATGAAAAATGTCTCTGATCTCTATAGTTGGATTGTTGCCGATTTAGAAGGTGACAATTACGACCAAGAAGAGAAAACCTTGAAAGAGGTTGTGCAGCGTTTAACGCTTCGCGACATGATGGAGCGAGGTGAAGAGGATGATGACGCTGATCAGGTGCAGTTGATGACTCTGCACGCATCGAAAGGTTTAGAGTTCCCCTATGTTTATCTGATCGGCATGGAAGAAGGAATTTTGCCTCACCAAGTCAGCATTGATGAAGACAACGTTGAAGAAGAGCGTCGCCTTGCGTATGTGGGTATTACGCGAGCGCAACGCGAGTTGACCTTCACGCTGTGTAAAGAACGGCGTCAATTTGGCGAGCTGATCAAGCCAGAGCCTAGCCGATTCTTAGATGAACTCCCGCAAGATGATCTCCAGTATGAGCGCGATAAGCCGAAAGTGACAGCGGAAGAGCGGATGCAGAAAGGACAGAATACGATTGCTAACCTGCGCGCGAGTCTGTTTAAAAAGTGA
- the ubiK gene encoding ubiquinone biosynthesis accessory factor UbiK — MIDPKKLEQLAKQIQDAMPQPVKELGNDVETKAKQVIQAQLSKLDVVSREEFDVQTQVLMRTRQKLTELEAKFAELEAKLTETEEKSD, encoded by the coding sequence ATGATCGACCCGAAAAAATTAGAACAGCTTGCAAAACAGATTCAAGATGCAATGCCTCAGCCAGTGAAAGAGCTCGGCAACGATGTTGAGACGAAAGCCAAGCAAGTCATCCAAGCACAGCTGAGCAAGTTGGATGTGGTTAGCCGCGAAGAATTTGACGTACAAACCCAAGTGTTGATGCGTACTCGCCAAAAACTGACTGAGCTCGAAGCGAAATTCGCTGAGTTAGAAGCAAAGCTGACAGAAACAGAAGAGAAAAGCGACTAA
- the ilvC gene encoding ketol-acid reductoisomerase, producing the protein MANYFNTLNLRQQLAQLGVCRFMDRNEFATEADFLKGKKVVIVGCGAQGLNQGLNMRDSGLDISYALRQAAIDEKRQSYHNAADNGFVVGSYEELIPQADLVVNLTPDKQHSNVVETVMPLMKQGAALGYSHGFNIVEVGQQIREDITVVMVAPKCPGTEVREEYKRGFGVPTLIAVHPENDPKGEGFEIAKAWAAATGGHRAGVLESSFVAEVKSDLMGEQTILCGMLQAGSIVCYEKMVAEGIDAGYAGKLLQYGWETITEALKFGGITHMMDRLSNPGKLKAFELAEELKELMRPLYNKHMDDIIQGEFSATMMADWANDDVNLFKWREETGETAFENYPESDVEIPEQEYFDNGILMVAMVKAGVELAFEAMTDSGIIEESAYYESLHELPLIANTIARKRLYEMNVVISDTAEYGNYLFANVATPLLREKFMSDVGTDVIGKGLGETSNQVDNSTLIKVNEAIRNHPVEWIGTELRGYMTDMKDIAVGG; encoded by the coding sequence ATGGCCAATTACTTTAATACGTTGAACTTACGTCAACAATTAGCACAGCTAGGTGTATGTCGTTTTATGGATCGTAACGAGTTTGCGACCGAAGCGGATTTCCTCAAAGGCAAGAAAGTGGTCATTGTTGGCTGTGGTGCGCAAGGTTTAAACCAAGGCTTAAACATGCGTGACTCTGGCCTCGATATCTCATATGCATTGCGTCAAGCTGCTATCGATGAGAAACGTCAGTCTTACCATAATGCGGCTGACAATGGCTTTGTCGTGGGTAGTTACGAAGAGCTAATCCCTCAAGCAGACCTAGTCGTTAACCTTACGCCAGACAAACAGCACTCTAATGTTGTTGAGACTGTGATGCCTTTGATGAAGCAAGGCGCGGCTTTAGGTTACTCACATGGCTTTAATATCGTCGAAGTTGGCCAACAGATCCGTGAAGATATTACTGTTGTTATGGTTGCTCCTAAGTGTCCGGGGACTGAAGTGCGTGAAGAGTACAAGCGTGGCTTTGGTGTACCTACACTTATCGCCGTTCACCCTGAGAATGATCCAAAAGGCGAAGGTTTTGAAATTGCGAAAGCATGGGCAGCGGCAACGGGTGGCCATCGCGCGGGTGTTCTAGAGTCTTCATTCGTTGCTGAAGTGAAATCAGACCTTATGGGTGAGCAGACTATCCTTTGTGGTATGTTACAAGCGGGCTCTATCGTTTGTTATGAGAAGATGGTTGCTGAAGGTATTGATGCGGGTTACGCCGGTAAGCTTCTGCAATACGGTTGGGAAACCATCACCGAAGCACTGAAGTTCGGTGGCATCACGCACATGATGGATCGCCTATCTAACCCAGGTAAGCTAAAAGCATTTGAGCTTGCTGAAGAGCTAAAAGAGCTAATGCGCCCGCTATACAACAAGCACATGGATGACATCATTCAAGGTGAATTCTCTGCAACCATGATGGCTGATTGGGCTAATGATGATGTCAACCTATTCAAATGGCGTGAAGAGACTGGTGAAACGGCCTTTGAAAACTACCCTGAGAGTGACGTTGAGATCCCTGAGCAAGAGTACTTTGATAACGGCATCTTGATGGTTGCGATGGTTAAAGCGGGTGTTGAGCTTGCGTTCGAAGCAATGACGGACTCTGGCATTATTGAAGAATCAGCATACTATGAGTCTCTGCATGAATTACCATTGATTGCTAACACGATTGCTCGTAAGCGTCTTTATGAGATGAACGTGGTTATCTCTGATACTGCAGAGTACGGTAACTACTTGTTCGCTAATGTAGCAACACCGCTTCTCCGTGAGAAGTTCATGTCAGATGTCGGTACTGATGTTATCGGTAAAGGCCTAGGTGAGACGAGCAATCAAGTTGATAACAGCACGCTAATTAAAGTCAACGAGGCGATTCGTAACCATCCTGTAGAGTGGATTGGTACAGAACTACGCGGTTACATGACAGATATGAAAGATATCGCCGTAGGCGGTTAA